A genomic region of Paralichthys olivaceus isolate ysfri-2021 chromosome 18, ASM2471397v2, whole genome shotgun sequence contains the following coding sequences:
- the tor1 gene encoding torsin family 1 isoform X1, with the protein MKVARICLLLHVLSTTCPLVNAFDPVTTTVVVGIGATLGRKIYNYFHESCDSKWIAFNATALEADLNRKLFGQHIASRIILKAVNGFMNNDNPKKPLVLSLHGWTGTGKNFISKLIANNIYKEGTKSSFFHLFASTYHFPHSSQYLHYKSQLQQWIKGNVSNCERSMFVFDEMDKMHPGLIDGIKPYLDYYDKLDGVSYRKAIFIFLSNAGSDKIDQTALDFWKAGQNREEIELKDLESLLSLSVFNNHQSGFYRTSLIDKNLVDFFVPLLPLEYQHVVQCTMAEMRARGMQPDQSLADKVAKDLLYFPKSERVFAVTGCKTIESKLDYYL; encoded by the exons ATGAAAGTTGCACGCATATGTTTGTTGCTGCACGTTTTGTCGACAACCTGCCCGCTCGTCAACGCCTTCGATCCGGTCACAACAACAGTGGTGGTCGGTATCGGTGCGACCCTGGGCCGGAAGATCTACAATTATTTCCATGAAAGTTGCGACTCCAAATGGATAGCCTTCAATGCGACAG CTCTTGAGGCTGACCTGAACAGAAAACTGTTTGGACAGCACATCGCGTCACGCATCATCCTGAAAGCCGTGAATGGATTCATGAACAACGACAACCCGAAGAAGCCCCTGGTGCTTTCTCTGCACGGGTGGACCGGCACAGGGAAGAACTTTATCAGCAAGCTGATTGCTAATAACATTTACAAGGAGGGAACGAAGAGcagcttttttcatttattcgCATCCACGTATCACTTCCCACATTCAAGTCAATATCTTCACTACAAG TCCCAGTTACAGCAGTGGATCAAAGGGAATGTCTCCAACTGTGAACGCTCCATGTTCGTCTTTGACGAGATGGACAAGATGCATCCTGGCTTGATTGACGGCATTAAGCCGTACCTGGACTACTACGACAAGCTGGATGGAGTTTCATATCGGAAAGCaatcttcatcttcctcag CAACGCCGGGTCCGACAAAATCGACCAAACAGCTTTAGATTTCTGGAAAGCAGGACAAAACCGAGAGGAGATCGAGCTGAAAGACCTGGAATCCTTGCTCTCCTTATCAGTGTTCAACAACCACCAAA GTGGCTTTTACCGTACAAGTTTGATTGACAAGAACCTGGTGGACTTCTTCGTCCCCTTGCTGCCTCTGGAGTACCAGCACGTCGTCCAGTGCACTATGGCCGAGATGAGAGCCAGAGGAATGCAGCCGGACCAGAGTTTGGCAGACAAGGTGGCCAAAGATTTACTCTATTTCCCTAAATCTGAAAGGGTCTTCGCTGTGACAGGCTGCAAGACGATAGAAAGCAAGCTGGACTACTACTTGTAA
- the nsa2 gene encoding ribosome biogenesis protein NSA2 homolog, which yields MPQNEHIELHRKRHGYRLDHHEKKRKKESREAHERSHKARKLIGLKAKLYHKQRHSEKIQMKKTIKMHEQRRTKQKNDDKTPEGAVPAYLLDREGQSRAKVLSNMIKQKRKEKAGKWEVPLPKVRAQGETEVLKVIKTGKRQKKAWKRMVTKVCFVGDGFTRKPPKYERFIRPMGLRFKKAHVTHPELKATFCLPILGVKKNPSSPLYTSLGVITKGTVIEVNVSELGLVTQGGKVIWGKYAQVTNNPENDGCINAVLLV from the exons CCACAGAACGAGCACATCGAGTTGCACCGCAAGCGGCATGGCTACCGCCTGGACCACcatgaaaagaagaggaagaaggagagccGTGAGGCGCACGAGCGGTCGCACAAAGCCAGAAAGTTGATTGGATTGAAGGCCAAACTGTACCACAaacagagacactcagagaaGATCCAGATGAAGAAGAC CATCAAAATGCATGAACAGAGGAGGACTAAACAGAAGAACGATGATAAGACGCCAGAGGGAGCAGTGCCAGCCTACCTTttggacagagagggacagtcCCGCGCTAAGGTTCTGTCCAACATGATcaaacagaagaggaaagagaaggcT GGCAAATGGGAGGTGCCTCTGCCAAAAGTACGCGCCCAGGGCGAGACAGAAGTGCTGAAAGTCATCAAAACtggaaagagacaaaagaaagcCTGGAAGAGAATGGTCACAAAAGTTTGCTTTGTCGGCGATGGCTTCACTCGCAAACCTCCAAAATACGAGCGTTTCATCAGACCCATG GGTTTGCGTTTTAAGAAGGCTCATGTCACACATCCGGAGCTGAAGGCCACGTTCTGTCTCCCCATCCTCGGAGTGAAGAAGaacccctcctcacccctctacaccTCCCTGGGAGTTATCACAAAAGGAACAGTCATAGAGGTCAATGTCAGTGAGCTGGGGCTGGTTACACAAGGTGGAAAAGTTATCTGGG GTAAATATGCCCAGGTGACGAATAACCCAGAAAACGACGGCTGCATTAATGCAGTTTTGCTGGTATAA
- the tor1 gene encoding torsin family 1 isoform X2 produces the protein MTPKRSQALLLWLLLCSGAGTEALEPVSTTIAVGVAATLTAFIASYRNIFNYFYECCHPEWIVFNRTALEADLNRKLFGQHIASRIILKAVNGFMNNDNPKKPLVLSLHGWTGTGKNFISKLIANNIYKEGTKSSFFHLFASTYHFPHSSQYLHYKSQLQQWIKGNVSNCERSMFVFDEMDKMHPGLIDGIKPYLDYYDKLDGVSYRKAIFIFLSNAGSDKIDQTALDFWKAGQNREEIELKDLESLLSLSVFNNHQSGFYRTSLIDKNLVDFFVPLLPLEYQHVVQCTMAEMRARGMQPDQSLADKVAKDLLYFPKSERVFAVTGCKTIESKLDYYL, from the exons ATGACACCGAAGAGGAGTCAGgccctgctgctgtggctgctcctctgctccgGGGCCGGGACCGAGGCCCTAGAGCCCGTCAGCACCACGATCGCGGTCGGCGTGGCTGCGACCCTGACGGCGTTCATCGCCAGCTACAGGAACATTTTCAACTATTTCTACGAGTGCTGCCACCCCGAGTGGATTGTTTTCAACAGGACAG CTCTTGAGGCTGACCTGAACAGAAAACTGTTTGGACAGCACATCGCGTCACGCATCATCCTGAAAGCCGTGAATGGATTCATGAACAACGACAACCCGAAGAAGCCCCTGGTGCTTTCTCTGCACGGGTGGACCGGCACAGGGAAGAACTTTATCAGCAAGCTGATTGCTAATAACATTTACAAGGAGGGAACGAAGAGcagcttttttcatttattcgCATCCACGTATCACTTCCCACATTCAAGTCAATATCTTCACTACAAG TCCCAGTTACAGCAGTGGATCAAAGGGAATGTCTCCAACTGTGAACGCTCCATGTTCGTCTTTGACGAGATGGACAAGATGCATCCTGGCTTGATTGACGGCATTAAGCCGTACCTGGACTACTACGACAAGCTGGATGGAGTTTCATATCGGAAAGCaatcttcatcttcctcag CAACGCCGGGTCCGACAAAATCGACCAAACAGCTTTAGATTTCTGGAAAGCAGGACAAAACCGAGAGGAGATCGAGCTGAAAGACCTGGAATCCTTGCTCTCCTTATCAGTGTTCAACAACCACCAAA GTGGCTTTTACCGTACAAGTTTGATTGACAAGAACCTGGTGGACTTCTTCGTCCCCTTGCTGCCTCTGGAGTACCAGCACGTCGTCCAGTGCACTATGGCCGAGATGAGAGCCAGAGGAATGCAGCCGGACCAGAGTTTGGCAGACAAGGTGGCCAAAGATTTACTCTATTTCCCTAAATCTGAAAGGGTCTTCGCTGTGACAGGCTGCAAGACGATAGAAAGCAAGCTGGACTACTACTTGTAA
- the LOC109626420 gene encoding cardiomyopathy-associated protein 5 isoform X1 gives MDSVTEDLARSDVDAEMMVLTPEDITEENLDACDDVENLRNSLREVVHDDNVQPKMQCLMMDSSFSMVTMQGEDSGIAWETTPSRCTTPWASEAGTSTVDLSSPVAVRHAQPGSVPAGKIIFVMDEELISRRKKTKERASAQRRQREVFADSSEDVSGRPELVEVSEPNVKTKGEGAEEEPTEPQEDKEQWLFSLVSEGSEILNIVVPLKLDTVDEEESKEMADNLSYLESSPVPKANEETNDNDIMILTDSPTAAARAEQMQHSFLMGPHGMDPPGAPVARPPGRGAPGQVDYFEAFNLIDAQAPGSPAVVAERQVEPEVEGLANSQDSSLVQSNNITTERPVNLDRSDTVSLGEINIELLDEVFYGGTDDYHNKTLNREVRGGDARCAPLRLPSKTSGSTLFGSQEEILTPIFLPEGPTKIIDPILLEEPKAMAFLYTDLYEEAIGSRQKEEDTESMTSEKSFHSRHSDREARGYLEKYALIDETPAVEVEPTDKEEGPEEGPRTLCQDLYDFDFLSKPEKGEVPNSEEEITDFFRSSANSSPFDMEPLSRSVEEDNTQSAPKSKAKTNKKVSITVGQVTEIPADPLSISSFEFPAEEPDWGTTDDHPTTLDEKDISCIPDQKRWKQDLEAQRPVAPPRKKATTSPKASLDLTPLTPVDAIIQEKEETCGKEQREEEKETASPEETADEGDGDGEETLLSSFEVSMSEYALGAKETESVKESSEITNTKPAAAEEEDAKEVEEEESETATKQTESEGVNITSPDSAKTEVNPEKQEDISAALSTEPAKDKGHCIIL, from the exons ATGGATAGTGTGACAGAGGATTTAGCACGGTCAGACGTTGACGCTGAGATGATGGTGTTGACGCCTGAAGATATTACTGAGGAAAACCTCGACGCCTGCGATGATGTGGAGAACCTTCGAAACAG TTTACGTGAGGTTGTCCACGATGACAACGTCCAGCCTAAGATGCAGTGTCTAATGATGGACTCCTCCTTCTCCATGGTAACCATGCAAGGAGAGGACAGTGGGATCGCATGGGAGACGACCCCTAGTCGCTGTACCACACCGTGGGCATCCGAAGCTGGAACCTCTACTGTGGATCTCAGCTCTCCGGTTGCAGTACGGCATGCACAACCTGGGTCTGTTCCAGCAGGGAAGATAATCTTCGTCATGGATGAGGAGTTGATTTCCAGACGGAAGAAAACTAAAGAGAGGGCAAGTGCTCAGAGGAGACAACGAGAAGTCTTCGCAGACAGCTCGGAGGACGTCTCCGGACGGCCAGAATTAGTGGAAGTCTCCGAGCCAAACGTGAAAACCAaaggagaaggagctgaagaagaacCAACTGAGCCTCAGGAAGATAAAGAACAATGGCTATTCAGCTTAGTGTCTGAAGGCTCTGAAATCCTTAACATTGTTGTTCCACTTAAACTGGATACtgtggatgaagaggagagcaaagaaaTGGCGGACAACTTATCTTATCTGGAGTCGAGCCCTGTTCCTAAAGCAAACGAGGAGACCAATGATAATGACATAATGATCTTAACAGACTCTCCTACAGCTGCAGCAAGAGCTGAACAGATGCAGCATTCATTTCTCATGGGTCCACATGGGATGGATCCACCAGGGGCTCCAGTGGCCAGACCTCCAGGCAGAGGAGCTCCAGGACAAGTGGACTACTTTGAGGCGTTCAACCTGATTGATGCCCAGGCTCCGGGAAGTCCTGCTGTGGTCGCAGAGAGACAAGTGGAGCCCGAGGTCGAGGGTCTCGCCAACAGCCAGGATTCTTCGCTAGTGCAGTCTAACAACATCACCACAGAAAGGCCAGTGAATCTCGACAGGTCAGACACAGTCAGTCTTGGGGAAATCAACATCGAGCTTCTAGATGAGGTCTTCTACGGTGGTACAGATGACTATCACAATAAAACTCTAaacagagaggtcagaggtggaGATGCCAGATGTGCACCCTTGAGACTCCCGTCAAAAACAAGCGGTTCGACTTTATTTGGAAGCCAAGAAGAAATCCTGACACCGATCTTTCTACCTGAAGGACCTACCAAAATTATTGACCCCATTTTGCTAGAGGAGCCCAAAGCCATGGCCTTCCTTTATACCGACCTGTATGAGGAAGCAATCGGCAGTcgacagaaagaggaggataCAGAAAGTATGACCTCGGAGAAGTCCTTCCACAGTAGGCATTCAGACAGGGAGGCCAGGGGATATTTAGAAAAATATGCCCTGATAGATGAGACTCCTGcggtggaggtggaaccaaccgATAAAGAAGAAGGCCCAGAAGAAGGTCCTCGGACATTGTGTCAAGATTTGTATGATTTTGATTTTCTGTCCAAGCCTGAAAAAGGTGAGGTGCCAAACTCAGAGGAAGAAATAACCGATTTCTTCAGATCCAGTGCCAATTCTTCGCCATTCGATATGGAGCCCCTCTCTCGATCAGTAGAGGAAGACAACACACAATCAGCACCAAAGAGTAAAGctaagacaaataaaaaagtctCCATAACAGTAGGACAAGTTACTGAAATCCCAGCAGACCCACTTAGCATCTCAAGCTTTGAGTTTCCGGCAGAGGAACCAGACTGGGGAACTACAGATGATCATCCAACAACCTTGGATGAGAAAGATATCAGTTGCATTCCAGATCAGAAACGGTGGAAACAAGATTTGGAAGCGCAAAGGCCAGTTGCCCCTCCTAGGAAAAAGGCAACAACCTCTCCTAAGGCAAGTCTGGACCTGACACCTCTGACTCCAGTTGATGCCATTATACAGGAAAAAGAAGAGACTTGTGgaaaggagcagagggaggaagagaaagagacagcaTCACCTGAGGAGACTGCTGACGAAGGAGacggagatggagaggagaccCTGCTGTCCTCTTTTGAAGTTTCTATGTCTGAATATGCACTGGGTGCAAAGGAAACTGAAAGTGTAAAAGAAAGCAgtgaaataacaaatacaaaaccaGCGGCAGCCGAGGAGGAAGACGCCAAAGAagtagaggaggaagaaagtgaaacagctacaaaacaaactgaatcagAGGGGGTAAATATTACATCACCAGATTCGGCTAAAACAGAAGTTAATCCTGAAAAACAAGAGGATATTTCAGCTGCGTTATCAACTGAGCCAGCTAAAGACAAAGGACATTGTATAATACTTTAA
- the LOC109626420 gene encoding cardiomyopathy-associated protein 5 isoform X2: protein MQCLMMDSSFSMVTMQGEDSGIAWETTPSRCTTPWASEAGTSTVDLSSPVAVRHAQPGSVPAGKIIFVMDEELISRRKKTKERASAQRRQREVFADSSEDVSGRPELVEVSEPNVKTKGEGAEEEPTEPQEDKEQWLFSLVSEGSEILNIVVPLKLDTVDEEESKEMADNLSYLESSPVPKANEETNDNDIMILTDSPTAAARAEQMQHSFLMGPHGMDPPGAPVARPPGRGAPGQVDYFEAFNLIDAQAPGSPAVVAERQVEPEVEGLANSQDSSLVQSNNITTERPVNLDRSDTVSLGEINIELLDEVFYGGTDDYHNKTLNREVRGGDARCAPLRLPSKTSGSTLFGSQEEILTPIFLPEGPTKIIDPILLEEPKAMAFLYTDLYEEAIGSRQKEEDTESMTSEKSFHSRHSDREARGYLEKYALIDETPAVEVEPTDKEEGPEEGPRTLCQDLYDFDFLSKPEKGEVPNSEEEITDFFRSSANSSPFDMEPLSRSVEEDNTQSAPKSKAKTNKKVSITVGQVTEIPADPLSISSFEFPAEEPDWGTTDDHPTTLDEKDISCIPDQKRWKQDLEAQRPVAPPRKKATTSPKASLDLTPLTPVDAIIQEKEETCGKEQREEEKETASPEETADEGDGDGEETLLSSFEVSMSEYALGAKETESVKESSEITNTKPAAAEEEDAKEVEEEESETATKQTESEGVNITSPDSAKTEVNPEKQEDISAALSTEPAKDKGHCIIL from the coding sequence ATGCAGTGTCTAATGATGGACTCCTCCTTCTCCATGGTAACCATGCAAGGAGAGGACAGTGGGATCGCATGGGAGACGACCCCTAGTCGCTGTACCACACCGTGGGCATCCGAAGCTGGAACCTCTACTGTGGATCTCAGCTCTCCGGTTGCAGTACGGCATGCACAACCTGGGTCTGTTCCAGCAGGGAAGATAATCTTCGTCATGGATGAGGAGTTGATTTCCAGACGGAAGAAAACTAAAGAGAGGGCAAGTGCTCAGAGGAGACAACGAGAAGTCTTCGCAGACAGCTCGGAGGACGTCTCCGGACGGCCAGAATTAGTGGAAGTCTCCGAGCCAAACGTGAAAACCAaaggagaaggagctgaagaagaacCAACTGAGCCTCAGGAAGATAAAGAACAATGGCTATTCAGCTTAGTGTCTGAAGGCTCTGAAATCCTTAACATTGTTGTTCCACTTAAACTGGATACtgtggatgaagaggagagcaaagaaaTGGCGGACAACTTATCTTATCTGGAGTCGAGCCCTGTTCCTAAAGCAAACGAGGAGACCAATGATAATGACATAATGATCTTAACAGACTCTCCTACAGCTGCAGCAAGAGCTGAACAGATGCAGCATTCATTTCTCATGGGTCCACATGGGATGGATCCACCAGGGGCTCCAGTGGCCAGACCTCCAGGCAGAGGAGCTCCAGGACAAGTGGACTACTTTGAGGCGTTCAACCTGATTGATGCCCAGGCTCCGGGAAGTCCTGCTGTGGTCGCAGAGAGACAAGTGGAGCCCGAGGTCGAGGGTCTCGCCAACAGCCAGGATTCTTCGCTAGTGCAGTCTAACAACATCACCACAGAAAGGCCAGTGAATCTCGACAGGTCAGACACAGTCAGTCTTGGGGAAATCAACATCGAGCTTCTAGATGAGGTCTTCTACGGTGGTACAGATGACTATCACAATAAAACTCTAaacagagaggtcagaggtggaGATGCCAGATGTGCACCCTTGAGACTCCCGTCAAAAACAAGCGGTTCGACTTTATTTGGAAGCCAAGAAGAAATCCTGACACCGATCTTTCTACCTGAAGGACCTACCAAAATTATTGACCCCATTTTGCTAGAGGAGCCCAAAGCCATGGCCTTCCTTTATACCGACCTGTATGAGGAAGCAATCGGCAGTcgacagaaagaggaggataCAGAAAGTATGACCTCGGAGAAGTCCTTCCACAGTAGGCATTCAGACAGGGAGGCCAGGGGATATTTAGAAAAATATGCCCTGATAGATGAGACTCCTGcggtggaggtggaaccaaccgATAAAGAAGAAGGCCCAGAAGAAGGTCCTCGGACATTGTGTCAAGATTTGTATGATTTTGATTTTCTGTCCAAGCCTGAAAAAGGTGAGGTGCCAAACTCAGAGGAAGAAATAACCGATTTCTTCAGATCCAGTGCCAATTCTTCGCCATTCGATATGGAGCCCCTCTCTCGATCAGTAGAGGAAGACAACACACAATCAGCACCAAAGAGTAAAGctaagacaaataaaaaagtctCCATAACAGTAGGACAAGTTACTGAAATCCCAGCAGACCCACTTAGCATCTCAAGCTTTGAGTTTCCGGCAGAGGAACCAGACTGGGGAACTACAGATGATCATCCAACAACCTTGGATGAGAAAGATATCAGTTGCATTCCAGATCAGAAACGGTGGAAACAAGATTTGGAAGCGCAAAGGCCAGTTGCCCCTCCTAGGAAAAAGGCAACAACCTCTCCTAAGGCAAGTCTGGACCTGACACCTCTGACTCCAGTTGATGCCATTATACAGGAAAAAGAAGAGACTTGTGgaaaggagcagagggaggaagagaaagagacagcaTCACCTGAGGAGACTGCTGACGAAGGAGacggagatggagaggagaccCTGCTGTCCTCTTTTGAAGTTTCTATGTCTGAATATGCACTGGGTGCAAAGGAAACTGAAAGTGTAAAAGAAAGCAgtgaaataacaaatacaaaaccaGCGGCAGCCGAGGAGGAAGACGCCAAAGAagtagaggaggaagaaagtgaaacagctacaaaacaaactgaatcagAGGGGGTAAATATTACATCACCAGATTCGGCTAAAACAGAAGTTAATCCTGAAAAACAAGAGGATATTTCAGCTGCGTTATCAACTGAGCCAGCTAAAGACAAAGGACATTGTATAATACTTTAA